One region of Gammaproteobacteria bacterium genomic DNA includes:
- the thiL gene encoding thiamine-phosphate kinase translates to MPLAEFSLIDRYFAARAHRRGDVALGIGDDAAVVDVAVGESLVVAVDTLVAGVHFPHDTVPADIGHKALAVNLSDLAAMGADPRWATLALTLPRAEEGWVAGFADGFFALAERFQVELIGGDTTRGPLTVSVQIMGTVPAGQALRRAGARPGDRIFVTGTLGAAGVALRHLQAGGAADVEPWPALLARLRRPEPRVAAGVALRGLASAAIDISDGLAADLGHVLTAGAVGATVWVDRLPRATAFRQVVAAGSPDWHGLPLAAGDDYELCFTVPAAHVAAVAARLDGLAVTEIGVIEAQPGLRCVRDDGRAFRLEREGYVHFT, encoded by the coding sequence ATGCCGCTCGCCGAATTCTCCCTCATCGACCGTTACTTCGCCGCGCGGGCCCACCGGCGCGGTGACGTCGCGCTGGGTATCGGCGACGACGCGGCCGTGGTGGACGTGGCGGTGGGCGAGTCGCTGGTGGTCGCGGTGGATACCTTGGTGGCGGGCGTGCACTTCCCACATGACACCGTGCCGGCCGATATCGGTCACAAGGCGCTCGCCGTCAATCTCAGCGATCTGGCGGCGATGGGTGCGGACCCGCGCTGGGCGACGCTGGCGCTGACGCTGCCGCGGGCGGAGGAGGGCTGGGTGGCCGGTTTCGCGGACGGCTTCTTCGCCTTGGCCGAGCGTTTCCAGGTCGAGCTGATCGGCGGCGATACCACCCGTGGACCGCTGACGGTATCGGTACAGATCATGGGCACCGTGCCGGCCGGCCAGGCCCTGCGGCGTGCCGGTGCGCGGCCGGGCGATCGCATCTTCGTGACCGGCACGCTCGGTGCTGCCGGGGTGGCGCTGCGGCACCTGCAGGCCGGCGGTGCCGCCGATGTGGAACCCTGGCCCGCGCTGCTGGCGCGCCTGCGCCGGCCGGAGCCACGCGTGGCGGCGGGCGTGGCGCTGCGCGGTCTGGCCAGTGCGGCCATCGACATTTCCGACGGTCTGGCCGCGGATCTCGGTCATGTGCTCACGGCGGGCGCTGTCGGTGCGACTGTGTGGGTCGATCGTCTGCCACGCGCCACGGCCTTTCGCCAGGTCGTGGCGGCGGGTAGTCCCGACTGGCACGGCCTGCCGCTCGCGGCCGGCGACGACTATGAGTTGTGTTTCACCGTACCCGCTGCACACGTGGCTGCCGTTGCCGCCCGCCTGGATGGACTGGCGGTGACGGAGATCGGGGTGATCGAGGCGCAGCCGGGCCTGCGCTGCGTCCGCGACGACGGGCGTGCGTTTCGCCTCGAACGGGAAGGCTATGTACATTTCACCTGA
- a CDS encoding phosphatidylglycerophosphatase A, producing MSPPPAIPARLLRDPGHFLALGFGSGLVPRAPGTSGTLAAIPVYLLCATLPPWFYLLVLGAVFVLGIWLCGRTARALGVHDHPGIVWDEVVGYLATMAFAPPGWLWIAAGFVCFRLFDILKPWPICVLDRHVHGGLGIMLDDLAAGIAAALTLLLLVPFV from the coding sequence ATGAGCCCGCCGCCAGCCATCCCTGCGCGGCTGTTACGCGACCCCGGCCATTTCCTGGCGCTTGGTTTTGGCAGCGGGCTGGTGCCGCGTGCGCCCGGCACCTCCGGCACCCTGGCGGCGATCCCGGTCTATCTGTTGTGCGCGACGCTGCCACCGTGGTTCTATCTGCTGGTGCTGGGGGCGGTGTTCGTACTGGGGATCTGGCTGTGCGGGCGTACGGCGCGCGCTCTCGGGGTGCACGACCATCCGGGTATCGTCTGGGACGAGGTGGTCGGCTATCTGGCGACCATGGCGTTCGCGCCCCCGGGCTGGCTGTGGATCGCCGCCGGCTTCGTCTGCTTCCGGCTGTTCGACATCCTCAAGCCCTGGCCGATCTGCGTACTCGACCGCCACGTCCACGGTGGGTTGGGGATCATGCTCGACGACCTGGCCGCCGGCATCGCGGCGGCACTGACGCTGCTGCTGCTAGTACCGTTTGTTTAG
- the folE2 gene encoding GTP cyclohydrolase FolE2, which produces MSEEVPGEMPEEMEDVQARVDTRHIAIDKVGIKDIRHPVRVADRSGGEQHTIATFNMYVNLPHNFKGTHMSRFVEILNRHEREVTVQSFKEMLAEMAELLEAEAGHIEMRFPYFVNKSAPVSGVQSLMDYDVTFIGEIRNGEPRMNIKVVVPVTSLCPCSKKISARGAHNQRSHVTIDVRTREFMWIEELIDIVEQEASCELYGLLKRPDEKYVTERAYDNPKFVEDMVRDVAARLNAHERIGAYVVEAENFESIHNHSAYAMIVNDKDGE; this is translated from the coding sequence ATGTCCGAGGAGGTGCCCGGGGAGATGCCCGAGGAGATGGAAGACGTGCAGGCCCGCGTCGACACGCGCCACATCGCCATCGATAAGGTGGGCATCAAGGACATCCGCCACCCGGTGCGCGTCGCCGACCGTTCCGGCGGCGAGCAGCACACCATCGCCACCTTCAACATGTACGTGAACCTGCCCCACAACTTCAAGGGCACGCACATGTCACGCTTCGTGGAGATCCTCAACCGCCACGAGCGCGAGGTCACCGTGCAGTCCTTCAAGGAGATGCTCGCGGAGATGGCCGAGCTCCTGGAGGCCGAGGCCGGGCATATCGAGATGCGCTTCCCGTATTTCGTCAACAAGTCCGCGCCGGTGTCCGGGGTGCAGAGTCTGATGGATTACGACGTCACCTTCATCGGCGAGATCCGCAACGGTGAGCCGCGGATGAACATCAAGGTCGTGGTGCCGGTCACCAGCCTGTGTCCCTGCTCCAAGAAGATCTCCGCCCGCGGTGCGCACAACCAGCGCTCGCATGTCACCATCGACGTGCGCACCCGGGAATTCATGTGGATCGAGGAGCTCATCGACATCGTCGAGCAGGAGGCCTCCTGCGAGCTCTACGGACTGCTCAAACGCCCCGACGAAAAGTACGTCACGGAACGCGCCTACGACAACCCCAAGTTCGTCGAAGATATGGTACGCGACGTCGCCGCCCGCCTGAACGCTCACGAGCGTATCGGTGCCTACGTGGTCGAGGCAGAAAACTTCGAGTCCATCCACAACCACTCGGCGTACGCGATGATCGTGAACGACAAGGATGGGGAGTGA
- the queD gene encoding 6-carboxytetrahydropterin synthase QueD, with amino-acid sequence MAGSYTLKVLTEFAAAHTLRDYPGACARMHGHNWKVEVEVVARALDAVGMGVDFKVIRNAARTIGDRLDHRYLNDLAPFTEINPTAENIAAYFYRELAQALNDDRIRVHSVTLWETDRACVRYVEEAA; translated from the coding sequence GTGGCCGGTAGCTATACCCTCAAAGTACTGACCGAGTTCGCCGCTGCGCACACCCTGCGCGACTATCCGGGCGCCTGTGCGCGCATGCATGGCCACAACTGGAAGGTGGAGGTGGAAGTGGTCGCACGCGCCCTCGACGCAGTCGGTATGGGCGTGGATTTCAAGGTCATCAGAAACGCCGCACGCACCATCGGTGACCGCCTCGACCACCGCTACCTGAACGATCTGGCGCCGTTCACCGAGATCAATCCGACCGCCGAAAACATCGCGGCGTATTTCTACCGCGAACTGGCGCAGGCCCTGAACGACGACCGTATCCGGGTCCACTCGGTCACCCTGTGGGAGACCGACCGCGCCTGCGTCCGCTATGTCGAGGAAGCCGCATGA
- the dxs gene encoding 1-deoxy-D-xylulose-5-phosphate synthase, which produces MTGPKPFPLLDQIDTPDQLRQLAEAQLPVLAHELREFLIQSVSRTGGHLAAGLGTVELTIALHYVYDTPADRLVWDVGHQSYPHKILTDRRARMATLRQQGGLAGFPKRDESPYDAFGVGHSSTSISAALGMAIAMARAGNEGKAVAIIGDGAMTAGMAFEALNHAGDLDANLLVILNDNDMSISPNVGALSNYFARVLSGRAYASMRERGKKVLEALPPVRELARRAEEHMKGMVVPGTLFEEMGFNYLGPIDGHDLPSLVKTLRNVRALSGPQLLHVVTRKGKGYAPAEANPCAFHGVNKFDPTTGTAPPAASSGPTYTEVFSDWVCAMAEHDPSLVAITPAMREGSGLVAFSERFPQRYFDVGIAEQHSVTLAAGLACQGLHPVVAIYSTFLQRAYDQLIHDVALQNLPVTFAIDRAGLVGPDGPTHAGSFDLSYLRCVPNLVVMAPADENECRRMLCTAQRHPGPAAVRYPRGRGPGVPIDAALEPLPLGRAELRRQGRQIALLAFGSMVAPAEQVAERLDATLVNMRFVKPLDTVLLQKLAASHADFVTIEENAVAGGAGSAVNEWLAAQGLAVRMLNLGLPDCFIEHGGREQLLAGCGLDAAGIEAAIRHHLGEPDASGPGTVDCVDGVSRLIS; this is translated from the coding sequence ATGACCGGCCCCAAGCCCTTTCCCCTACTCGACCAGATCGACACCCCCGACCAGTTGCGGCAGCTCGCCGAGGCCCAACTGCCGGTGCTGGCGCACGAACTGCGGGAGTTCCTGATCCAGAGCGTCAGCCGTACCGGCGGGCATCTGGCCGCAGGCCTTGGCACCGTGGAGCTGACCATCGCCCTGCACTATGTCTACGACACCCCCGCTGACCGGCTGGTCTGGGATGTCGGCCACCAGAGCTATCCGCACAAGATCCTCACCGACCGGCGTGCGCGCATGGCGACGCTGCGCCAGCAGGGCGGGCTCGCGGGTTTCCCCAAGCGCGACGAAAGCCCCTATGACGCCTTTGGCGTCGGCCATTCCAGCACCTCCATCAGCGCGGCGCTGGGCATGGCCATCGCCATGGCACGTGCCGGCAACGAGGGCAAGGCCGTCGCCATCATCGGCGACGGCGCCATGACCGCCGGTATGGCCTTCGAGGCACTCAACCACGCCGGTGATCTGGATGCGAACCTGCTGGTGATCCTCAACGACAACGACATGTCGATCTCGCCGAATGTCGGCGCGCTGTCGAACTACTTCGCGCGGGTGCTGTCGGGCCGCGCCTATGCGTCCATGCGCGAGCGCGGCAAGAAGGTGCTGGAGGCGCTGCCGCCGGTACGCGAACTCGCGCGCCGTGCCGAGGAGCACATGAAGGGCATGGTCGTGCCCGGCACGCTGTTCGAGGAGATGGGCTTCAACTACCTCGGCCCCATCGATGGCCACGATCTGCCCAGCCTGGTGAAGACGCTGCGGAATGTGCGCGCACTGTCCGGCCCGCAGCTGCTGCACGTGGTCACCCGCAAGGGCAAGGGCTATGCGCCGGCCGAGGCTAATCCCTGCGCCTTCCACGGTGTGAACAAATTCGACCCGACGACGGGCACGGCGCCGCCGGCCGCCAGTAGCGGACCGACCTACACCGAGGTCTTCAGCGACTGGGTGTGCGCCATGGCCGAGCACGACCCGTCGCTGGTCGCGATCACGCCGGCGATGCGTGAGGGCTCGGGTCTGGTCGCGTTCTCGGAACGCTTTCCGCAGCGCTATTTCGATGTCGGCATCGCCGAACAGCACAGCGTGACGTTGGCCGCCGGACTCGCCTGCCAGGGCCTGCATCCGGTGGTGGCGATCTATTCCACCTTCCTGCAGCGTGCCTACGACCAACTGATCCACGACGTCGCCCTGCAGAATCTGCCCGTCACCTTCGCCATCGATCGCGCCGGTCTGGTCGGCCCCGACGGCCCCACCCACGCCGGCAGCTTCGATCTATCCTATCTGCGGTGTGTACCCAACCTGGTCGTCATGGCGCCGGCCGACGAGAACGAGTGCCGGCGCATGCTGTGCACCGCACAGCGCCACCCGGGACCGGCGGCGGTGCGTTATCCGCGCGGCCGCGGTCCGGGCGTGCCCATCGACGCGGCACTGGAACCGCTGCCGCTGGGCCGCGCCGAACTGCGCCGCCAGGGCCGGCAGATCGCCCTGCTCGCCTTCGGCAGCATGGTGGCACCGGCCGAGCAGGTCGCGGAGCGACTCGACGCCACCCTGGTGAACATGCGTTTCGTGAAGCCGCTGGACACGGTCCTGCTGCAGAAGCTCGCCGCCAGTCATGCGGACTTCGTCACCATCGAAGAGAACGCGGTCGCGGGCGGCGCCGGCAGCGCCGTGAACGAATGGCTGGCCGCGCAGGGACTGGCCGTGCGGATGCTGAATCTGGGTCTGCCGGACTGCTTCATCGAGCACGGCGGCCGGGAACAGTTGCTGGCCGGCTGCGGACTGGATGCGGCCGGCATCGAGGCCGCCATTCGCCACCACCTGGGTGAGCCGGACGCGTCCGGCCCGGGTACCGTCGATTGTGTCGACGGGGTCAGTCGCCTAATATCGTAG